Proteins co-encoded in one Nitrospirota bacterium genomic window:
- a CDS encoding histidine triad nucleotide-binding protein: MDCVFCKIISGERKGRKVYEDDLVYAFEDINPQAPVHVLIIPKRHIPTLLDLTDEEKDLIGHLYIVANRIARERGIAERGFRIVTNCNPEAGQSVYHIHLHLLGGRRMHWPPG; encoded by the coding sequence ATGGACTGTGTATTCTGTAAGATAATTTCTGGGGAGAGAAAAGGTAGAAAGGTCTATGAGGATGATCTTGTGTATGCCTTTGAAGACATAAACCCTCAGGCGCCTGTGCATGTTCTGATAATCCCAAAGAGACACATCCCAACTTTACTTGATTTGACAGACGAAGAAAAAGACCTGATCGGTCATCTTTACATTGTAGCAAATAGGATTGCGAGGGAAAGAGGTATTGCAGAAAGGGGGTTCAGGATAGTAACAAACTGTAATCCTGAGGCAGGACAGTCCGTTTACCACATCCACCTTCACCTCCTCGGTGGCAGAAGGATGCACTGGCCACCGGGGTAA